The region AATCTTTTCCATCAGATACATCACAAGAATTTTTCTCGGCTTCTGGGTTTGAGGTGGAAGTGACTTGATCCTGGGCATGATTATCACTCATCAATTTATGCTGTGAGTCACTAGATGCAGGTAGACGATCTTGTCCTAAAGATACTGGTTGGACCTTTCCATTCAGTATCACTGTGCCTGAACCAATCACATTATCAACAACGTTTCTAGATTCTTCATCTGAAGGTCGAGAACACAATTGCTTTTCATCAGTTTCTGAAGAAAGGGCTTCATGTGAAACCACTTCAGAGCCTGGATCTACATGGAGCTCGCCCAGAGCATTGCTATCATTGGATATCAATGCCACAGTCTTAGCGGATTCGACAGCAAAATTAGTTTCAACCATTTCCGGCGGTGCGAGCAGTTCACACTTGTTGATCGACTCACTTTCATGCATATGGCCATCAGACACAACACTATCTGCCATTGGAATAGAATTTTCCATCTCTGACAATCTCAAGGCTTTTAAgagctcttcttcttcttcgatgTCCCCTTTCCTTGCTTGTGGAGGAGAATCATTAAAGGATTGGCCTCTTGAAAGACTTGGAGAAGGAATTCCAAGAGCTGCAGTAGTTGCAGCGACAAAATCAACAGTGTCATCTTCAGAATTCTTTTTCTCGTCACTCGTTATACTTTTTGCCTCTAATGAAACAAGCTCCCCCATGAGAGTGTTATATGATTTAGCCCCGATAGCATCAGCAGTTTCATGGTCCTGAAACGCATGCATAGAAACATTTACTTGACTATCAATCAACCCACAGGCCACCGGTTTATACAAAAGATAATGGGAGGTATGAAAGAACAAATAGGACTTGTTGTAGGTTTCACAAATTTCTTGCAAGTTTAGCCTGTCAGATATAGAAACAAACCATACCTGTGGGTCAACAATCCATCCATGGTAGAGTGGAATATCCAACAAATCATAGATTGCACACTCTGGGGTGAACTCAAAATCATCAATTCTGAAAATTTCAGACAAAATTCGTCAAAAAATTATATGTAGACACAGTTTCTAGTTTAATTGGATCATACCGCACTACAACAAGGATTACccccaaaaataaaattgaataacaCATGTACTAGAGTATATAGAGACCACAAAAATTTAGCCTCAAAGCACATACAAGCAGATTGTAGCATTTGACagctcaaaaatcaaaattaaaaggagaAGCAAAACAAGTGGTATACCTTCTAAATTTCAAATTCACATCAATGCCTGTTGTAAGTCTTGGGAGTAAATCAATTGCATCCGCAATATTTTGCAGCTGATTTTCTACATACCCAGTGTCTTTGTTCTGTCGTCCAAGACACAAGATTAGATTAATCAATAAAAGGGAAAAGAAGCAGGCAAACTACTATACTCAGCTCAAGTTAATTACAAAGATACAAATTTGAGAAAAGAAAAATCTTCTTCCCAACTCAAAAGCCTTAATCTCACCAATATATAAACaagaatatttaaaaataaagaagCAATTACATCGGTGTTAGTGTTTGAGTCAATCAACCGCTCAGCCACAAGTGAAAGCAATTTTTCTTGGGAAACCTCTGGAATATCTGGGCTCAGATTCAAACTGTTCTTTAGGGAAAGAACATTACCTATCGTCATATGTAACACCAAGTTAGGTCAAACAATGATAGATGCATGAAAAGGCTCGGCATTAGAACATCTATTGTGAACATAATTCAGTATACAAGATCAGTTTTTTATCCTAAGCCACAATACCCATGATGTCAAaccaattaaacaaaacacaaacagcTACGACTAAATTATGTTCTCCTCACACAGCCATATTCCACACAATCCACACACCAACAAAAAAAGTAAACGTgatgagctgccctccagactTAGACAAGATAAGTCAGAATTACTAATTAACATAGTAATAATTCTGAATTGAATTTCACTCAGGTTTTTCATTTTCCACAGTTTGCAGTTTCATGAAATCAATCGTGCAAAACCCAAAAATACGTTATATCTAAGATCAGAATCACATCAACTCTTATCAGAGCTAAAATTAGAACGACCTAGAGAGAATGAAAACGGTATTACAGATAGCGAGGAGAGGGCATGGGCCGTTGTCGTTCTGGAGAATGATAGGCGCGGTTCGCCCGAGAAACTGAATGACTTTAGTCTTATGCACCATCTCCTTCTCGCGCTTGGCCTCCAGCTCAGGCGGCGGGGCGGCGGAGGGTGAACCGGACTGATGCGGAGAATCCATTCGTGTAGCTGTTTCGCAGATTCTGAAGCGATCAAATCAATTATGCTTTCTCCAGAAGTTGTTACTACAAAACACAAACAGCGGTGGAGTGACGATAGCAGTTACAGCCTGGAAATAGAAGAAATGATTTTGGGAGTTCTCTTGTCGCAATTTCACTTTATTTAGATTGAgatcaaatatttttaattaattatcaaatattttctttCAATTAATACTCATTTTAGTAAATAAACTGCAATAGTGTGTAAATAATGAAGTCTATATAAATCTAATCACatcaaaatataactaaattGATAGCCAAACACGAAACCTTCCTCCCTCTCGCCGCCGCTCTATTCTCAGTACCGCCGGAGAAAAGGATCAGGAGCTACTACTCCAAACTACTCAACGCCCTCTCCAACGGCCTAGGTAATACACACATCGGATTCTCCTTTCTCAATTTGCTCTCAAAAGGGGCACATGTTTCTCAATATGCTATGCTCTTGCACTTCACATAAACTTGCTACCTCTACAATCAATCTCTTTTAGTAGAAAATTTGAAACGGAAATTGCATCCATTGTGACATTTGCTAATTCCTGAGCATGCATCACCAGCTCTAGATATCTAATTAGCTTAAAATTCAACACTGCTTTTTACATCATCTGTGTATATGAGGGATTTAATTAGCTTAAGCTTTTTACATTTAATTAGCTGGAGATGGACTGGTGCCCTTGATTCTGCCGGGAAACACCACTCATATTGGAAAGCTACTAAAATGATATTCTTGGAATATGTTATCGTTTTCCCCTCCCATTTCTCTTCCCTCTTCTCATCTATTCTCCATTTTTTCTCTTAACTCTTCTCACCTAATTCTCTTCTTACTTGTGGCGTTTTCTGCCTTCTTAGATTCTACAACTCCAATCAAATAATGGAACTGATATTTGTAATGGTGCAGAACATCTTAGGTAAGCCAATGTCTCTGCACCGTCAAGACTCGGTCTCTGCAAGCCTTAAAATCCGTAAAGTCTCAATCTTTCCCAATAAGTTAACGGCACTTGGCTCAAGATTTTGCTGCAGAATTTTGACTGGTTAGTTATAAATTGATATTGAAGGAATGTTTTTTGAGGTAGAAGTTAGGATATTTGTATGTATCAGTGTTAATGAGATGGATTGTTGCATTCATTATGCAAGATATCATATTTTCTGTGAAAGATTAAGTACATATACGTTCTCTTGTCTTTTGAAGTTCCAGGTTGTCTGAATGATGGAAACAAACACCTCACAAAGCTTTAGTTCTGATGATGGGGTGTATGATTGTGATAGTGATTCTGAGAGTTTTGTCGAGGATTCACTTGATGATGAGCTTTGCTTCGCCTCTGGCGACTTTCCCAAGCTGCAATTTAGGTATATTGTTGGAAAGCAAGTGATGTGCAGTTTAGTTTCTCTGTGTCTGTGAGTGGGAAATGGTTATTAAAAACGTATGAGACTATGGTTAATATTCATGTGCACTGCAGAAAAGAGAGGTCGAAGGTGTGGTGGATTGAAGAGCTGGGAATGGCTGAGGTGCTGGAGAAGAAGGGTAAAATGTGGATCACGACTGGGATAAGTCGGAATGGGAAGACATATTGCTCAATAGAAGAAACTTTGTATGTGTTGcattctcttcatcttcaaTTCCGACATTGTTATCTTTTGGTGCATTATGGGCTCTGTTTATCTTTGGttactttgtttatttattgTCAGTGCTCTGCTTACAATTATCACTTTTTGCTACCAGAGAGAATAAATACTGTTCTTAAATCCTGTTATTGCCTCAGTTGATAACTGATTTTGGTATTTGGATTAAATAGATGCTGCTGCTTGGGTAGTACATTTCACATAGTTAATTCAGAGTAAAGAACTCTAGTTATTGTTGTTCTTTGGTGTAGATATTTAGCTGAGATTGGTGCCCTGGATGTCTTGAATGTTGACGACACTCCTCTTCTCTTGAGTGATTTGTATGCAAAGCTAGCAGAAGACCGGGAAAAGTATGGATGCTCTTGGGAGTCTTTTGAGGTTTACCGGTGCCTGAAGTATCTCGGATATATTGTTGGCCGACATGGTGTGGCTTGGTCCATGaagaatatgaaaaataaaaccaaTGCTGATGACAGTGTGGGAGAGTCCTGCAGTATTACTGATAAGGGAAATGTAGACTACGGTTTCATCACAGATATGTTTAATAACATGCATCTTGGCGGAACCAGACCAATATTTGATGTTTTCCCTCCTAATAGCAAGTTCAGAAAGTCTTCCTCAGGAGATCCATCTTTTATGGTGTGCCGAGCCAGGTAACTTAAATCAGCAAATATTCTTGATCAGCTCATTTTCCTTCGATTCAATAATGTTTCAACAAACTGTTGCTAACTCATCTATGATGAACAATGTGGTGATATTAGTCTGGATAAAAAATGCAACTAATTTTGTTCATTTTGTTATCCTATGATTTCTGACGGCAAGAAAAATGGAAATACACTTCGTCTTTCTTTCTTTAAAGACGATCATTTTATTTGTGTGCTGAATGTTCCCTCTATAGTTTGATCAGGTTTAGGATCCTTGCTAGTACACAAACTGTTATACGAACTCCATCTGTTTTAGTATTTCTTTGTGTAAAATTCAGTATGGATAAGACCTGCCTTTGCATATAGTGACACAAAGATACCATTTTTATGCAGTGGCCACCCGCCATCCAGACAAGAGATTGAGGACATTGAGACATGTTGTGGTCGAATACCTCTCAAGCTCTACGTGGTCGAGCATGGGAGGGTCAGTTTCTTGTCGTTCACCAAAGTCGAGTTGCCTGCCCTTCCATGACCTTTTTGCAGCCATATAAAGTTATATGTCAACAGATACAGGATATATAAATATGGAGATTTGATATGTTGAACGACAGATTTTGAACGTCTGTGAgtgctttctttctttcttttcaccTGGCATTTTACATGCCTTTCGTCTCTTTGCAACATTAATCTATTTCTTGCTCCTTCACACTTTCTCAATTTTGGAAGCCCCATTTTAACGATTCCAGTGAATTTCTCATTCTTCACAGCAACTCCAGAAATCGCCTCTCTTAGAAACTTTTTACTTCGTATTTTCAATGCTACAGCCGCTGAATTTCTCATCCTTCACAGCAACTCAAGAAATTGTCATTTTCCTTATCTAGACATTTCACCTAAAGATGTAAATTTCTTATCtataaattttagtattttattcaataaaaaaaacagtGTTTGAGTTCAGAATTTTATGTGACTTTTATCATCGGTATATGTTTAAATCAGTTTCACTTCAAACTGTGCTATGACATGATATAAGAAAGGGTCCAATCAACTTTTTGATAAATACAGTACTAGTTGGATTTCTGAGTTAGCTCATCAGACGTCAgtctaataaatattttaaatttttaaatgcGATTGTGAAAAAGCGACAATTTTTATGCTCTCAATTATCCGAGCCCCAAATTGTACACACTATcg is a window of Salvia splendens isolate huo1 chromosome 3, SspV2, whole genome shotgun sequence DNA encoding:
- the LOC121796362 gene encoding uncharacterized protein LOC121796362; amino-acid sequence: MMETNTSQSFSSDDGVYDCDSDSESFVEDSLDDELCFASGDFPKLQFRKERSKVWWIEELGMAEVLEKKGKMWITTGISRNGKTYCSIEETLYLAEIGALDVLNVDDTPLLLSDLYAKLAEDREKYGCSWESFEVYRCLKYLGYIVGRHGVAWSMKNMKNKTNADDSVGESCSITDKGNVDYGFITDMFNNMHLGGTRPIFDVFPPNSKFRKSSSGDPSFMVCRASGHPPSRQEIEDIETCCGRIPLKLYVVEHGRVSFLSFTKVELPALP
- the LOC121796306 gene encoding ubiquitin carboxyl-terminal hydrolase MINDY-1-like, which gives rise to MDSPHQSGSPSAAPPPELEAKREKEMVHKTKVIQFLGRTAPIILQNDNGPCPLLAICNVLSLKNSLNLSPDIPEVSQEKLLSLVAERLIDSNTNTDNKDTGYVENQLQNIADAIDLLPRLTTGIDVNLKFRRIDDFEFTPECAIYDLLDIPLYHGWIVDPQDHETADAIGAKSYNTLMGELVSLEAKSITSDEKKNSEDDTVDFVAATTAALGIPSPSLSRGQSFNDSPPQARKGDIEEEEELLKALRLSEMENSIPMADSVVSDGHMHESESINKCELLAPPEMVETNFAVESAKTVALISNDSNALGELHVDPGSEVVSHEALSSETDEKQLCSRPSDEESRNVVDNVIGSGTVILNGKVQPVSLGQDRLPASSDSQHKLMSDNHAQDQVTSTSNPEAEKNSCDVSDGKDSSSLLNSADSDSSSSQMHQNDKPEAKSSIVDDSEPIYEGEDRILDSRTVAYANREPMYEGEVVLAEQVDTGFVDNGDFGRKDTISVKEGEIIKNFMKNSASQLTVYGLFCLQDKVKERELCVFFRNNHFNTMFKYEGELYILATDQGYLNQPDLVWEKLNEVNGDTVYMTGNFKQFKMDEHSSSTWDEQNARATTADYLASIDSSEPNTSFNSDLQLAIALQQQEFDQQQQEQQREQQQQRNAQQQAVSGSSRLIVGPPQPQAPRNSGKYTSSSKQESKSKEKCIIM